The following proteins are encoded in a genomic region of Zea mays cultivar B73 chromosome 9, Zm-B73-REFERENCE-NAM-5.0, whole genome shotgun sequence:
- the LOC103637787 gene encoding uncharacterized protein, with protein MDMSDVFLNNCANFPFIIFVVGGQEPGGVRAGAVHAGHAAGPLPGLLDGAMAESGDGRSAATRWTWRSSGRGAPCGMRWTCSSSMSLATARCCPYIFTDIFNNDLSGPYAFLEPPFVQRSLLYKIQARRKNRIQITVSLSASTNTQTQNIFPFMYF; from the exons ATGGACATGTCTGATGTTTTTCTCAATAATTGTGCAAATTTTCCTTTCATAATTTTCGTCGTCGGGGGGCAGGAACCGGGCGGTGTACGTGCTGGCGCAGTGCACGCTGGACATGCCGCCGGACCACTGCCGGGCCTCCTCGATGGAGCCATGGCAGAGAGCGGCGACGGAAGGTCAGCGGCGACAAGATGGACGTGGCGGTCTTCGGGGCGCGGTGCACCCTGCGGTATGAGATGGACCTGCAGTTCTTCAATGTCACTGGCAACAGCAAGATGCTGTCCCTAT ATTTTTACAGATATTTTTAATAATGACCTCAGTGGACCCTATGCATTTCTTGAG CCACCTTTTGTTCAAAGATCCCTTCTATATAAGATACAGGCAAGGAGAAAAAATAG GATTCAGATAACTGTATCACTTTCTGCAAGTACAAATACACAAACACAGAATATCTTTCCCTTTATGTACTTTTAG
- the LOC100381758 gene encoding uncharacterized protein LOC100381758, with protein MSEHQANSLCTCLLYAKEISFFACVSCLLTCCIFNFCVLCFVIWEHLHHCVIRARHLHHCVIDDLSWSEWSFCTYSHAREFMHCPPFLDTLSVKKCYTVAFYLPCDFDGALLLCFFDICRSFEH; from the coding sequence ATGTCAGAGCATCAGGCAAATTCATTGTGCACCTGCCTATTGTATGCTAAAGAAATCAGTTTTTTTGCATGTGTTAGTTGTCTCCtaacctgctgcattttcaatttTTGTGTTCTGTGTTTTGTAATTTGGGAGCACCTTCACCATTGTGTTATTAGAGCTAGGCACCTTCACCATTGTGTTATTGATGATCTTTCTTGGTCTGAATGGAGTTTTTGCACCTATTCACATGCCAGAGAGTTTATGCATTGTCCTCCTTTTTTGGATACACTTTCTGTTAAAAAATGCTACACAGTTGCATTCTACTTACCTTGTGATTTTGATGGAGCTCTGTTGTTGTGCTTCTTTGACATTTGTCGGTCCTTTGAGCATTAG